The Leptospira paudalimensis region CACTCGAAATGGGCGACGATTCGGAGAAAAAAGGGAGCCATTGATGCCAAAAGAGGCGCCATCTTTACAAGGATAGCCAAAGAAATTTCTGTGGCAGCGAAAGAAGGTGGTGGTGACCAAGAAGGAAACCCAAGATTACGCTTAGCTGTCACCAAGGCAAAGGCTGCCAACATGCCAAAAGACAATATCGAACGTGCCATCAAAAAGGGTACGGGAGGCCTCGAGGGTATGGTATACGAAGAGTGTCTCTACGAATGTTATGCACCTGGTGGAGTTGCGATCATGGTGGATGTCCTTACCGATAAAAAGTCTCGTACAACTCCCGAAATCAAAAGTATTTTAACCAAACTTGGCGGATCCCTTGCCAACGCAGGAGCTGTTTCCCGTTTGTTTGAGCGAAAAGGCCAACTCACTCTAAAAGCAGATCAAATTTCCGAAGAAGCTTTGTTTGATTTAGCATTGGGTGCAGGGGCCGAAGACATACAAGTCAATGACGGCATGTACATCGTCCTCACTTCTCCTTCCGAATACGAAGCTGTACAATCTTCGTTATCTTCCAAAGGATTAAATATGGAAGAGTCGGAAATCAAATACATTCCCATGACAACAGTCGAAGTGAACGACAAAGAAATGGCAGAAAAAATCATGAAACTCATTGAAAACCTCGAAGCAAACGATGATGTGCAGGGTGTGAGTTCCAATTTTGAGTTAGGCGAGGGAGTCGAACTCGACTAAAAAAAGAGCAGAAGAAGAGGGGACTTATGTCTCCCTCTCTTTTTTACATGAGAATGGACCGAGATACATAGACCTTAGAGATCTATTTTCTTTTGATCATCCCAGCAATGATAATCAATAAAATAGCTCCAACAACGGCAACTATGAGTTCCGCGATGAGTCCGTAAGAACGAAATCCAAGCAGACCAAACACAATCCCGCCTAAAAAGGAACCTACAACACCAATCACTAAATTGGCGATGATTCCAAATCCCTTTCCACGTAAGATCCGACCAGCAAGCCATCCAGCCGCAAGACCAATGAGTAAAAACCAAATAAAACTAAACATAAGTGACTATCCTTGTTGCCTTTTCTATTGAATTCTCATAAAATTACAAGACGTCGTGAAAGAATCAAATCATATACGAAGGTAACATTTGAAAAATCAACTTTTAACTGGTCCTTATTATTTTGGAATGAAAGACTTGGAAGTGTTTAAAAAACATTTCATCCAAGAAAATAAAGGGAAACCACTCTTTCTCATTCGGTTTGAAAATATCACAGGCATTGAACTTACAGAATTTTTAGATTTATTACGTACTGAATTTTATTCCTGTTTGGACTTAGAGGATATTTGTTTCGGATTCCATTACTTCGAAAAACAAAATATACTACTCATGGGAATTTCACCCTTATTTGAATGGGACATTGAAAAGTTTCCGAATATCGAAAACTCTGTTGGAAAATTCCAACAACAATGTATCCAAAATAAAATTGTTTCGTTTCATTTTGGAGTTTCAAGAACCCAATCCAATTTTATATCCGATAATGAAGAAATCTTTGCCGAACTTTTTAAATCATCTGAAAAAAATCTCAATGATAACTTAGTTCGTTGGAGTTGGACATACTACAATAAAGCAAACACTTATATCTCTGGATCTGTTCATGAAGCAATGATCCAACCGACTGTCATTTTTAATCCTAAAGATAAAACATATTCCGTTAAAGGTGGCGAAGTTTTTTTGGGAGGAGGTGCTTATATTGGTTATAAAGATTTAATCAATGACATTCCATCCGACCAAGACATCAATCGGATAGAACTTTTAATTTTAGAAAAACTAATCATTGCATGTGAAGGTGCACCTGGCCTTTTAAAATTTAATATTTCACCTCAATCTTTAATTGATACATTTTCACAAAATGAACGAGTTGACCGACTCAAAAAATTAATTTTAAGCAAAGACCTTTCTCCTGAAAACATACGCTTTGAACTCGTAGAAAAACCATACGACGAATCAAAATACCAATTAAAAGATGTGTGCCATGCGTTTTATTCGCATGGAATGAGTTTTGCAGCTGATGACTTTGGTGTAAAAAGTCAGTCTCATCAAATAGTACTAGATTTGGGAATTATGATCAAAGAATTCAAATTGGACCCAATTAGTTTTAAATTTAAAATTGAAGAAGACCAAATTAAATTTTTAGACAACTTAGCTTTTATCGATTATTGCAAACGATTAGCTGACAACCGAGAAGCTGTCATAACAGCAGAAGCTGTAGAAGATTTTGATACATTACGTTTCCTTATGGAACACCAAATTTATCAATTCCAAGCAAATATTTTATTTGGTAAAATGACAGTTTCTGATTACAAACGAGATTTTGATTTACTCCATTCCATACACGAAGATGTTGTGAAAGAAGTATTGACAGACAAAATTTTATCGGAAAAACAAAAGAAAGTTGGTAACTTGTTTTTAGTCGCATCCGAAGAAGGACTCATTTAAAGTTTTTATGCATTTTATCATGGCAATTGAAAACGATCCAAATTCTTCTCAAGATTTGGAAAACATTTTCCTTGGATTAAGACAAAGAGTTGTCATTACAAAGTTTTCCCAAACTGTCCAAGAGTATGTAAAATCTTCAAATCCAGACATCATTCTCATGGGTTTGACTTTCAAAGATAAAAAAGAATTAGAATTCATCTTGGAATTACGACGTGATGTGATCACTCATAACATTCCTATATTAGCAATGATACCAAAGGAAGACACAAACTTTATTGCTAATCACAAAAAACTTGGATTTACAGACTATATTGTAAAACCCTTAGCCAAACAATCTTTACTCGATAGAATCCATTCTCATATCGAAGAATATAAGTTTAGTGAATCTTCAAAAACTCGTGATAATGTTTCCTTTGTCGTTGTTGACCGCGGCCAGGATCGTGTTTTATTCCAATGCCGCGCTAACCTCAAACGATATGTTTTTCCTGAATTTAAAAAAATATTCACTCTCAATTTTTTAAAATCCATTCACACGGAAAGAATTTGCTTTGATGTTAGAGTAGTGCCTGATCTTGGAAAAGAAGAAGTAGAAGTTTTTGAACGTGTGATCAAAATTTTTCAGAACCATGATAAGGTAATATTCATAGCAGGCCGACATATGGGTGCCTTCATTGAACATTCAACTGATGATGAAAAAATGTTAGTTTTTATGGCTCCAAACGAATTCGATGAATACGTAAAAATGGAAGAGCTAAAAAAGGAAGAACTTCGTAAAAAAGAAAAAAAGGAAAAATTTGCAAAAGACTCAAATAAAGAGCCAAGTCAAAATAATCCCGTTCCTCCAACTAATTTAGGTGATGTGAAAATTGAAATCAACACCAATTCAGAAGCAAATCCAGCAACAATTGTAAATGATACTAATCCTGCAGATAATCTTCAATCTCCAAAAGAAAAAGAAACTTCGGAACCAAGTCCTGGGCCGGAACAAGCGGAAAATTCAAAATAGAACATTCAATATCAAACGTAATTTAAGAAGTAAAACATGAACTACAAAAGAGAAGTAATCGATCTACCAAATGGCAAAGGAGAAATCATTCGTTTTCAAATGAATGAACAAAACTCTTTAACTGGTCAAAACATGCGTGATCTTGGTGAGATTTTAAAGGAAATCAAAGCAGATCCAACCAAAAAAGGTGTGATTTTAGGAACGGACAATCCAAAGTTTTTTTGTAATGGATTAGATGCAGAAAATCTACTCTCAACACCTAGAAACAAACTGATTGATGAAGTTGGTGGCATTGTCATTTTATTTGGTGAAATGGTTCAATTTGATAAACCACTCATTACTGAAGTAACAGGATATGCTATGGGTGGTGGTGCTGTGATCACAGTTGCATCAGACTTCAAATACATGTTAGATGGTAAATGCCGTATTGGATTTACCGAAGTGAATGTAGGTCTACCTCTTCCAGCTAGTTTTATTGATCGAATCAAAATGTGTGTGGAACCAAGGTATTGGGCAGAAGTTTGTTTAGAAGGAACGATCTACAAAGCACCTGAAGCTAAAAAAATTGGATTGATTGATGAGATTGCTTCTTCTCCAGAAGAAGTTAGAAAACTTTCACTTAAAAAATTAGAGTCTCTTTCAAAAGTTCCTTCATCTGCTTACCGTGGGACAAAAAACACACTCAACGCCGCTCTGCTTCGAAATTTGGAACAGTATAAAATTGATACTACCAAATCATTTGAACAACCTGGAGTTGTGGAAAATCTATTAGAAGCAATGACTGCTTTAAAGGAAAAAAGAAGGCCTGTTTTCCAATAAGTAAAATGGAAGGAAATAAAGGGGAAGAATTCTAATCCCCTTTATTTCTTATAAGTGTTTTCACCATAGATGCCGAAAATTATAGTGAAATCAGATGTTGCGTTCGTTCGTATTTGTCCTCATAACTAGTTTTTTACCAATCTTAGCAATATCGTCTTCTGATTTCCCACCAGGATTTGTTTTAAAGAACCCGTATCTATGGCCTGTAAAAGGATATGATTCCATTACAGGTGCATTTGGTGAGTTTCGAACAGGTCATTTTCATATGGGACAGGATTTTTCCACAGGTGGTAGGATTGGCGTTCCAATACTTGCTGTGGCAAAAGGAAAAGTCACACGTGTACAAAGAAGATGGACTAGCATAGGTTATGCGCTATTTCTACAACATGACGATGGAATGACATCTCGTTATGGACACCTTCACAAATTTGCACCGAAGGTTGTAAAACAAATCCTAAAATCCAAACAATCAAAACGATTCAAAGATAGAACCGATTTTGATATAGCACTTCCAGAACCTGTTGAAGTAGAAGCTGGAGAAATCATTGCATTTTCTGGAGATACAGGTGTTGGTCCTCCTCACTTACACTTTGAATTATTCAAAGACAATGTGTATTACAATCCAATGCACTTTGGACTAGGTTACAATTCTGCAGAACCAATCGTATTTAATACGTTAAGGATCACCCCTCAAACTCCACGAACTTTCATCAATGGAAGAAATGAAACGATAGAAATTCCATTTTACGAAACGAGTGGAAACCGGTTTGAATTATCTGAATCCCCAACACTTTTTATCCAAGGGAAAGTAGGGATTCAAATTGCTATCCATCAAAAATCAAATAACAATCGACTTGGTATTTTCACCTTAGATATGTTAATTGGTGATAATGTTTTGCAAGGTTTTCAATTATCTAAAATTTTAAAAGAACATACTAGAAAAAATGTTTTACTATATGACAGCTCTGTCAGTAAACCTAATGGAAATCCATTTTCCTATTATTTACATACAAGAGATGGAAATGATTTATTAGGAATGCGAAGTAATGGTCGTGAACAAGGTATCCTCGATAGCGAACAAATGAAAATGGGAGAACCCAAGGAAGTCACAATTCGTGCTACTGGTATGGGTGGACAAATGTCACTCGCTTCCTTTTATGTTTTGAAAGATCAAGGGGATTACAGCCACATCGTTACCAAAGAATGGAAATACAATGTGTACTATGATCGTTACACAACATTTAAATCCAAAGATACAAAAGTAGAGTTGTTTTTTCCAGTGAATGCTGTGTATTCAAAAGCATTTTTTGAAATTGAAGCCCAAGAACAAATCAAAATCAACACACAAGGCCTTAACCAACTTTCCAGTGTATATAAAATTGGTCCTGACTTTAAAGATTTTAATTTGGGATATGACCTCTATGTAAAGGTTCCGAAAACAAAGGATATCAACTCCGCCGATTTATATGAAGTATTATCGGATGGTAATGTAAAAAAAATCAATGGCTCTTCTTTTAGTTCTTGGGGCCAATTTTTTAAAGTGAGACTCAGAAAAACGGGACTTTTTGTTGTTCTTTCAGACCAAACACCACCAAACATCTATTTGCATGAATTAATGAACAAATCTGTTTATCCAAGGGAAGACTTTGCCTTGTACTTAAAAGCTGTGGACGTGGGATCTGGAATTATGCCAGATGGATTCGATATTACCGTAGACGGAATCCCGGGAAAGGCAGAATTTTTTCCTAAAGATGGAAGACTTGAAATTTTTGAACCAGAGAGTTTATACGAACCTGGCAAACATACTGTCCTTGCAAGTGTGAGAGATTTTGCAGGAAATTGGAGTTCGACTGTTCGATATGATTACGAAATCCAAACACCTCCGGTTCCAGAAGAGAAGAAAAAACCAATCACTGAACCATTATCTGTAGAAACTTCAAAAGAGAAAAAATCAACAAAAGAGTCAAAAACAAAACAGTCTTCGCCTAAGGTGCAAAAGGTGGCAAAACCAATCACGATCGCACCAAAGGCAAAAGATAAAAAGTCTACATCCCGATAGCAGCGCCACCGTCTACGCGGAGGTATGTTCCAGTGATGTATGATGCATCATTACTTAAGAAAAACTTCACAGCAGATGCGATCTCTTCCTGTTTTCCAGGACGTTTGAGAGGGATCACAGCAGGATCAGTTAACTTTTCTTGTACTTCTTTGGAAAGAGTTCCTGTCATTTCTGTTTGCACATAACCTGGACATACTGCGTTCACAAGAACGTTTCTTCCAGAGAATTCACGAGCAGAAACTTTTGTAAGAGCAATTACACCAGCTTTAGAAGTGGAGTAGTTTGCTTGGCCTGGTTGGCCAGTGAGTCCAGAAACAGAAGAAATATTGACAATTCTTCCAGAATCAGACTTCAGGATGAGTTTACTTGCTGACTTAGTCATAAGAAAAACACCTTTACAGTTTACATCCATTACAAAGTCATACTCTTGTTCTGACATACGAATGAGTAGGTTGTCTTTTAATACACCAGCATTGTTTACAAGGAAATCAAGTTTTCCAAATACTTCTTTTGTTTTGCTGATCGCAGCATCACAATCTTCTGGCTTAGTTACGTTACAAGCAACGCCGATTGCTTTCACACCGAATTTTGCTTCTACTTCTCTTGCAGCTTCTTCAATTTTTTCCTGATTCAAATCAACAAGCACCAAACTTGCACCATGCGATGCGATTCGGTTTGCGATTGCTCTACCCAAACCAATGGGAGAGGCAGCTCCCGTTACCAGTGCTACTTTTCCTTCGAATTCTTTGGACATATGCCCCCCTAGGATTTATTACTAGATTCTAAACATGAAACTCGAACATCGTTCGGCAATCGTAAAATTCCCAGTTGAAACGGAAGTTTACACTGAAAGACTGCCCTTATGATCGATCGTTATAGCCATCCTGAAATTTCCGCCATTTGGGAATTAGAGAACAAATTTAAGATTTGGACAGATATTGAAATTTATGCCTGCGAAGCCCGTGCGAACCGAGGAGAAGTCCCAAAAGAAGACCTCGAGACCATCAAACAAAAAGCAAAATTCAATGTTGATGAAATTCTAGAGATTGAATCCAAAGTACACCATGATGTGATCGCATACTTAACCAATTTAAACTCTTATATAGGACCAGCGGGCCGTCATGTTCACTTTGGACTTACTTCCAGTGACGTAGGTGACACTGCACTCTGTGTCCAGATGGTGCAAGCGATGGACCTTCTCATCCAACGCACTGAAACATTATTAGAGACTACAAAACAAAAAGCAAAAGAGTACAAAGACCTTCCTTGTATCGGACGTTCCCATGGAATTCATGCAGAACCAATGACACTTGGTCTTAAGTTTGCTCTCTTTTATGCAGAGATGACTCGTAACTTAGAACGAATGAAAGATGCACGCGAACAAGTTGCAGTTGGTAAACTTTCAGGAGCTGTTGGAACTTACTCCAATATTGATTTAGAAATTGAAGAATATGTATTAAATAAACTCGGACTCAAAGTAGATCCGATTGCCACCCAAGTGATCTCGAGAGACCGACATGCATTTTATATGTCTGTCCTTGGTGTGGTCGCTGCGAGTTTGGATCGTATGGCAACAGAGATACGTCTCTTACAAAAAACAGAAGGCCGAGAAGTGGAAGAACCATTTGCAAAGGGACAAAAAGGATCCTCCGCAATGCCTCACAAACGAAACCCTGTGGTTTGCGAAAGAATATCGGGAATCTCTCGTGTCATTCGTTCGAACGTTAACGTTGGATTACAAAACGTAGGACTTTGGCATGAAAGGGACATTTCTCATTCTTCTGCAGAACGCATTGTCCTTCCTGACTCTACCATCGCACTCGATTACATTTTAGAAAAAA contains the following coding sequences:
- a CDS encoding YebC/PmpR family DNA-binding transcriptional regulator, with the protein product MSGHSKWATIRRKKGAIDAKRGAIFTRIAKEISVAAKEGGGDQEGNPRLRLAVTKAKAANMPKDNIERAIKKGTGGLEGMVYEECLYECYAPGGVAIMVDVLTDKKSRTTPEIKSILTKLGGSLANAGAVSRLFERKGQLTLKADQISEEALFDLALGAGAEDIQVNDGMYIVLTSPSEYEAVQSSLSSKGLNMEESEIKYIPMTTVEVNDKEMAEKIMKLIENLEANDDVQGVSSNFELGEGVELD
- a CDS encoding GlsB/YeaQ/YmgE family stress response membrane protein, whose translation is MFSFIWFLLIGLAAGWLAGRILRGKGFGIIANLVIGVVGSFLGGIVFGLLGFRSYGLIAELIVAVVGAILLIIIAGMIKRK
- a CDS encoding EAL domain-containing protein, which gives rise to MKNQLLTGPYYFGMKDLEVFKKHFIQENKGKPLFLIRFENITGIELTEFLDLLRTEFYSCLDLEDICFGFHYFEKQNILLMGISPLFEWDIEKFPNIENSVGKFQQQCIQNKIVSFHFGVSRTQSNFISDNEEIFAELFKSSEKNLNDNLVRWSWTYYNKANTYISGSVHEAMIQPTVIFNPKDKTYSVKGGEVFLGGGAYIGYKDLINDIPSDQDINRIELLILEKLIIACEGAPGLLKFNISPQSLIDTFSQNERVDRLKKLILSKDLSPENIRFELVEKPYDESKYQLKDVCHAFYSHGMSFAADDFGVKSQSHQIVLDLGIMIKEFKLDPISFKFKIEEDQIKFLDNLAFIDYCKRLADNREAVITAEAVEDFDTLRFLMEHQIYQFQANILFGKMTVSDYKRDFDLLHSIHEDVVKEVLTDKILSEKQKKVGNLFLVASEEGLI
- a CDS encoding response regulator, translating into MHFIMAIENDPNSSQDLENIFLGLRQRVVITKFSQTVQEYVKSSNPDIILMGLTFKDKKELEFILELRRDVITHNIPILAMIPKEDTNFIANHKKLGFTDYIVKPLAKQSLLDRIHSHIEEYKFSESSKTRDNVSFVVVDRGQDRVLFQCRANLKRYVFPEFKKIFTLNFLKSIHTERICFDVRVVPDLGKEEVEVFERVIKIFQNHDKVIFIAGRHMGAFIEHSTDDEKMLVFMAPNEFDEYVKMEELKKEELRKKEKKEKFAKDSNKEPSQNNPVPPTNLGDVKIEINTNSEANPATIVNDTNPADNLQSPKEKETSEPSPGPEQAENSK
- a CDS encoding enoyl-CoA hydratase/isomerase family protein; translation: MNYKREVIDLPNGKGEIIRFQMNEQNSLTGQNMRDLGEILKEIKADPTKKGVILGTDNPKFFCNGLDAENLLSTPRNKLIDEVGGIVILFGEMVQFDKPLITEVTGYAMGGGAVITVASDFKYMLDGKCRIGFTEVNVGLPLPASFIDRIKMCVEPRYWAEVCLEGTIYKAPEAKKIGLIDEIASSPEEVRKLSLKKLESLSKVPSSAYRGTKNTLNAALLRNLEQYKIDTTKSFEQPGVVENLLEAMTALKEKRRPVFQ
- a CDS encoding M23 family metallopeptidase translates to MLRSFVFVLITSFLPILAISSSDFPPGFVLKNPYLWPVKGYDSITGAFGEFRTGHFHMGQDFSTGGRIGVPILAVAKGKVTRVQRRWTSIGYALFLQHDDGMTSRYGHLHKFAPKVVKQILKSKQSKRFKDRTDFDIALPEPVEVEAGEIIAFSGDTGVGPPHLHFELFKDNVYYNPMHFGLGYNSAEPIVFNTLRITPQTPRTFINGRNETIEIPFYETSGNRFELSESPTLFIQGKVGIQIAIHQKSNNNRLGIFTLDMLIGDNVLQGFQLSKILKEHTRKNVLLYDSSVSKPNGNPFSYYLHTRDGNDLLGMRSNGREQGILDSEQMKMGEPKEVTIRATGMGGQMSLASFYVLKDQGDYSHIVTKEWKYNVYYDRYTTFKSKDTKVELFFPVNAVYSKAFFEIEAQEQIKINTQGLNQLSSVYKIGPDFKDFNLGYDLYVKVPKTKDINSADLYEVLSDGNVKKINGSSFSSWGQFFKVRLRKTGLFVVLSDQTPPNIYLHELMNKSVYPREDFALYLKAVDVGSGIMPDGFDITVDGIPGKAEFFPKDGRLEIFEPESLYEPGKHTVLASVRDFAGNWSSTVRYDYEIQTPPVPEEKKKPITEPLSVETSKEKKSTKESKTKQSSPKVQKVAKPITIAPKAKDKKSTSR
- a CDS encoding glucose 1-dehydrogenase — translated: MSKEFEGKVALVTGAASPIGLGRAIANRIASHGASLVLVDLNQEKIEEAAREVEAKFGVKAIGVACNVTKPEDCDAAISKTKEVFGKLDFLVNNAGVLKDNLLIRMSEQEYDFVMDVNCKGVFLMTKSASKLILKSDSGRIVNISSVSGLTGQPGQANYSTSKAGVIALTKVSAREFSGRNVLVNAVCPGYVQTEMTGTLSKEVQEKLTDPAVIPLKRPGKQEEIASAVKFFLSNDASYITGTYLRVDGGAAIGM
- the purB gene encoding adenylosuccinate lyase, with the translated sequence MIDRYSHPEISAIWELENKFKIWTDIEIYACEARANRGEVPKEDLETIKQKAKFNVDEILEIESKVHHDVIAYLTNLNSYIGPAGRHVHFGLTSSDVGDTALCVQMVQAMDLLIQRTETLLETTKQKAKEYKDLPCIGRSHGIHAEPMTLGLKFALFYAEMTRNLERMKDAREQVAVGKLSGAVGTYSNIDLEIEEYVLNKLGLKVDPIATQVISRDRHAFYMSVLGVVAASLDRMATEIRLLQKTEGREVEEPFAKGQKGSSAMPHKRNPVVCERISGISRVIRSNVNVGLQNVGLWHERDISHSSAERIVLPDSTIALDYILEKMNFVLKGLHVYPDATERTLNVTRGLIFSQKVLLWLIEKGGITREDAYLIVQENAMAVWADQSKNLRDLLKQDPRCSKILKESDLDEIFQIKPYLERIPLIFKRLGITD